A genomic segment from Ptychodera flava strain L36383 chromosome 8, AS_Pfla_20210202, whole genome shotgun sequence encodes:
- the LOC139138505 gene encoding GTP-binding protein Di-Ras2-like isoform X1 yields the protein MAAGSRRTGGTRDNGLDIWQPRDKLPKDRSIRLRVMPEQSNDYRVVVFGAGGVGKSSLVLRFVRGTFRESYIPTIEDTYRQVISCNKNVCTLQITDTTGSHQFPAMQRLSISKGHAFILVYSITSRQSLEELKPIFDVICEIKGDIDGIPIMLVGNKCDEACREVSTKDGADIAKQWGCAFLETSAKTNFNVKELFQDLLQLEKRRTMSLQLESKKSKSQKRREKLKGKCVVM from the coding sequence ctgCCTAAAGATCGCAGTATTCGTCTCAGAGTCATGCCCGAGCAGAGCAATGACTATCGGGTGGTGGTGTTCGGCGCCGGGGGTGTCGGCAAAAGCTCGCTCGTGCTACGTTTCGTGCGTGGCACGTTTCGCGAAAGCTACATCCCGACCATCGAAGATACATATCGCCAGGTCATCAGCTGCAACAAGAACGTGTGCACCCTTCAAATCACCGACACCACCGGTTCGCACCAGTTCCCGGCAATGCAGCGACTTTCGATATCCAAGGGCCACGCGTTCATCTTGGTGTACTCCATCACCAGCAGGCAGTCCCTCGAGGAGCTGAAACCCATCTTCGACGTCATCTGCGAGATCAAGGGCGATATCGACGGGATCCCGATCATGCTCGTCGGCAACAAATGCGACGAGGCCTGCAGAGAAGTATCGACGAAGGACGGTGCCGATATAGCGAAACAGTGGGGTTGCGCCTTCCTGGAAACTTCAGCCAAAACGAATTTCAACGTGAAGGAACTTTTTCAGGATCTCCTGCAGTTGGAAAAACGAAGGACAATGAGTTTGCAATTGGAAAGCAAGAAATCAAAGTCCCAAAAGAGGCGGGAAAAGCTGAAAGGAAAGTGTGTGGTTATGTGA
- the LOC139138505 gene encoding GTP-binding protein Di-Ras2-like isoform X2: protein MTVTKKSTSVTLPKDRSIRLRVMPEQSNDYRVVVFGAGGVGKSSLVLRFVRGTFRESYIPTIEDTYRQVISCNKNVCTLQITDTTGSHQFPAMQRLSISKGHAFILVYSITSRQSLEELKPIFDVICEIKGDIDGIPIMLVGNKCDEACREVSTKDGADIAKQWGCAFLETSAKTNFNVKELFQDLLQLEKRRTMSLQLESKKSKSQKRREKLKGKCVVM from the coding sequence ctgCCTAAAGATCGCAGTATTCGTCTCAGAGTCATGCCCGAGCAGAGCAATGACTATCGGGTGGTGGTGTTCGGCGCCGGGGGTGTCGGCAAAAGCTCGCTCGTGCTACGTTTCGTGCGTGGCACGTTTCGCGAAAGCTACATCCCGACCATCGAAGATACATATCGCCAGGTCATCAGCTGCAACAAGAACGTGTGCACCCTTCAAATCACCGACACCACCGGTTCGCACCAGTTCCCGGCAATGCAGCGACTTTCGATATCCAAGGGCCACGCGTTCATCTTGGTGTACTCCATCACCAGCAGGCAGTCCCTCGAGGAGCTGAAACCCATCTTCGACGTCATCTGCGAGATCAAGGGCGATATCGACGGGATCCCGATCATGCTCGTCGGCAACAAATGCGACGAGGCCTGCAGAGAAGTATCGACGAAGGACGGTGCCGATATAGCGAAACAGTGGGGTTGCGCCTTCCTGGAAACTTCAGCCAAAACGAATTTCAACGTGAAGGAACTTTTTCAGGATCTCCTGCAGTTGGAAAAACGAAGGACAATGAGTTTGCAATTGGAAAGCAAGAAATCAAAGTCCCAAAAGAGGCGGGAAAAGCTGAAAGGAAAGTGTGTGGTTATGTGA
- the LOC139138505 gene encoding GTP-binding protein Di-Ras2-like isoform X3 has translation MPEQSNDYRVVVFGAGGVGKSSLVLRFVRGTFRESYIPTIEDTYRQVISCNKNVCTLQITDTTGSHQFPAMQRLSISKGHAFILVYSITSRQSLEELKPIFDVICEIKGDIDGIPIMLVGNKCDEACREVSTKDGADIAKQWGCAFLETSAKTNFNVKELFQDLLQLEKRRTMSLQLESKKSKSQKRREKLKGKCVVM, from the coding sequence ATGCCCGAGCAGAGCAATGACTATCGGGTGGTGGTGTTCGGCGCCGGGGGTGTCGGCAAAAGCTCGCTCGTGCTACGTTTCGTGCGTGGCACGTTTCGCGAAAGCTACATCCCGACCATCGAAGATACATATCGCCAGGTCATCAGCTGCAACAAGAACGTGTGCACCCTTCAAATCACCGACACCACCGGTTCGCACCAGTTCCCGGCAATGCAGCGACTTTCGATATCCAAGGGCCACGCGTTCATCTTGGTGTACTCCATCACCAGCAGGCAGTCCCTCGAGGAGCTGAAACCCATCTTCGACGTCATCTGCGAGATCAAGGGCGATATCGACGGGATCCCGATCATGCTCGTCGGCAACAAATGCGACGAGGCCTGCAGAGAAGTATCGACGAAGGACGGTGCCGATATAGCGAAACAGTGGGGTTGCGCCTTCCTGGAAACTTCAGCCAAAACGAATTTCAACGTGAAGGAACTTTTTCAGGATCTCCTGCAGTTGGAAAAACGAAGGACAATGAGTTTGCAATTGGAAAGCAAGAAATCAAAGTCCCAAAAGAGGCGGGAAAAGCTGAAAGGAAAGTGTGTGGTTATGTGA